The proteins below come from a single Magallana gigas chromosome 10, xbMagGiga1.1, whole genome shotgun sequence genomic window:
- the LOC117683904 gene encoding uncharacterized protein, whose amino-acid sequence MDRASSPCKVHQCSKCPGDTEYHCVSCPCDLCPQCKENHVKDLQTIDHDVVSHRDKINYRYIPTQEICVRHPGHVYTKYCEPCQVPACNKCQQHKKHKKIDVRTAYKTKRQQHRGTIHTIRSEALFYRPVLLTGIKTDVKTCHTEFSLFQSEISTKAQTLKHLINKARKDFMYNVFCDFDFKHRCLKQMIKMSRHIVSLQEYEHRYVQPAFTFSALQFLSSIKTTLPQIHLTLHTSQLSMTESLNKEDVMESLSAIQIKERGNRCVGNQCLLKLTSGAELHQSLTVKGFYHCYHISCVTSDRVWVSDDQRNLILTDATGVLLHRVEDSSSGDGSHTVNSESELIYIHRNDDINKLSKDMKTTTTFIERTDSTWRPRCVYWSPSTGDLLVGMCYIHTKTGKVNRHNQSGQLTQTIQHDNTGRELYSRPYYITENNNGDVVVSVCISFMSGAVVVTERGGRHRFSYTGHPSGSGLRPHEICTDALSHILVCDGKTDTVQMINKDGQFLSHLLIRPSGIFSPQSLSYDVNTHRLWVGSQDNNTVVIYRYITRQDALTDLNPATADVMESLSEIATTGTEKPQQGNQCLLKLMSPPELLHSLTVTGVDGCLHISCVTSDRVWVSNRYNLVLMDATGVPLHRVDDSGSDYLFGLHTVNSESELIYIDWYYNINKLSKDMKTTTTFIERTDSTWKPWCVYWSLSTGDLLIGMYNYMTGKVARYNQSGQLTQTIEHDNTGLGLYSKPIYITENNNGDVVVSDYAFLSQSGAVVVTERGGRHRFSYTGHPSGSGLGQCGICTDALSHILVCDGKTDTVQMIDRDGQFLSHLLIRPSGIFSPYSLSYDVNTHRLWVGSQDNNRVVIYRYITRQDALTDEHTLHPDGEVLSSSTSAVEWR is encoded by the exons ATGGACAGAGCAAGCTCCCCATGTAAAGTACATCAGTGTTCTAAGTGTCCGGGGGACACAGAGTACCATTGTGTATCGTGTCCTTGTGATCTGtgtccccagtgtaaagagaaccatgtaaaagatctccaaacaatagaccatgatgttgtgtcacaccgtgataaaatcaactaccggtacatcccaacacaagagatctgtgtgagacatccTGGCCATGTTTATACAAAGTACTGTGAACCTTGTCAAGTTCCTGCCTGTAATAAATGCCAACAACATAAAAAACACAAGAAGATAGATGTTAGAACAGCCTATAAAACAAAGCGACAACAACATagaggaaccattcacaccatcagaagtgaggctctcttttacagacctgttctcctgACAGGAATCAAAACTGATGTCAAAACATGTcacacagaattctccctcTTTCAATCAGAGATATCAACAAAGGCCCAGACACTGAAGCATCTCATAAATAAAGCGAGAAAAGATTTCATGTACAATGTGTTTTGTGACTTTGACttcaaacacagatgtttaaaacagatGATAAAAATGAGCAGACATATTGTCAGCCTTCAGGAATATGAACACAGATATGTACAGCCAGCATTCACATTCAGTGCACTACAATTCCTCTCCTCCATAAAGACAACCCTCCCCCAGATACATCttacactccacaccagccagctctccatgactgagtcactcaacaaggaggatgtgatggagtcactgagtgcaatccaaatcaaagagagaggaaaccgatgcgtaggaaaccagtgtctgctgaaactgacgtctggtgctgagctccatcaatctctcacagtGAAAGGTTTTTATCAttgttatcacatttcctgtgtgacatcagaccgggtttGGGTCAGTGATGATCAACGCAATCTCATCTTGACAGACGCAACAGGTGTCCttctacatcgtgtggaggattcatCGAGTGGTGATGGAtcacacacagtgaacagtgagagtgaactgatttatatacatAGGAATGAtgacatcaacaaactgtcaaaggatatgaaaacaaccaccacatttatagagagaacagactctacatggagaccaaggtgtgtgtactggtccccgtccactggggatctactggtcgggatgtgttatatacatacaaagACAGGCAAGGTAAACCGGcacaaccagagtggacaactcacacaaaccatacaaCATGACAACACAGGACGGGAACTGTATAGTAGACCttactatataacagagaacaacaatggggatgtcgtggtgtctgtcTGTATATCTTTTATGtctggtgctgtagtggtgacagagcgtggaggaagacatcgtttctcctacacaggacatccatcaggatcaggactaCGGCCACATgaaatctgtactgacgcgctgtcacacatcctggtgtgtgatggtaAAACCGACACAGTACAGATGATAAataaggacggtcagttcctatCACATCTACTGATAAGACCATCAGGGATATTCTCACCACaaagcctgagttatgatgtcaacactcaccgtctctgggtcggatcacaGGACAACAACACGGtggttatatacaggtatatcaccagacaggacgctctgacag ATCTGAATCCAGCCACTGctgatgtgatggagtcactgagtgaaATCGCAACCACAGGGACAGAAAAACCACAgcaaggaaaccagtgtctgctgaaactgatgtcTCCCCCTGAGTTACTTCACtctctcacagtgacaggtgttgatggttgtttacacatttcttgtgtgacatcagaccgggtctgggtcagtaaTAGATACAATCTCGTCTTGATGGACgcaacaggtgtccctctacatcgtgtggatGATTCAGGTAGTGATTATTTATttggattacacacagtgaacagtgagagtgaactgatttatatagattggtattataacatcaacaaactgtcaaaggatatgaaaacaaccaccacatttatagagagaacagactctacatggaAACCatggtgtgtgtactggtccctgtccactggggatctactgatCGGGATGTATAACTATATGACAGGCAAGGTagcccggtacaaccagagtggacaactgACACAAACCATAGAACATGACAACACAGGACTGGGACTGTATAGTAAACCtatctatataacagagaacaacaatggggatgtcgtggtgtctgactatGCCTTTCTCTCTCAGtctggtgctgtagtggtgacagagcgtggaggaagacatcgtttctcctacacaggacatccatcaggatcaggactaGGGCAatgtggaatctgtactgacgcgctgtcacacatcctggtgtgtgatggtaAAACCGACACAGTACAGATGATAGACAGGGATGGTCAGTTCCTATCACATCTACTGATAAGACCATCAGGGATATTCTCACCATacagcctgagttatgatgtcaacactcaccgtctctgggtcggatcacaGGACAACAACAGGGtggttatatacaggtatatcaccagacaggacgctctgacag atgaacacacACTCCATCCTGATGGGGAGGTCTTGTCCAGCTCAACATCAGCCGTAGAATGGAGATAG